A genome region from Maniola jurtina chromosome 22, ilManJurt1.1, whole genome shotgun sequence includes the following:
- the LOC123876965 gene encoding UDP-glucosyltransferase 2-like — protein MFVSSKIAILLSVVANYCYGYRILVVFPVPGKSHSILGEGYVRHLLAAGHEVTYITPVPMKEPPPRLRQVDVSENLKYLAVDEMFDIKQLMTKLDNIQEYMPFHKAMENMMYQTYQLPVLQRFINDPKERYDVAVVEWLYSELSAGFSTVFNCPYIWASSMIPHTAVLSLIDTHVNPAYSVDHLSFHYTTTFWDRLEHWRFITKLTYYRWSTRNEFDEKMKNVFGAATVKRGNRLPHFDDVRYNASLMLGNSHAVTGDRIALPENYKHIGGYHMKEVDEPLPKDLQKLMDESKNGVIYFSMGTMLKSSRIPDHIKRNLLNMFGELKQTVIWKLEQVIPDVPKNVHVTTWAPQQSILGHPNCILFITHGGLLSIMETLSAGVPIIGMPFYADQFLNSERAEARGFGMRIDFDENVAESLRVAIKEMVENPSYRQRVEELSPIFKNNIVTPGQQLSYWVEYVIKTKGAFHLRSPALQVSWYKTIHLDLALVLLLGVILCFKLCECLFRLVRKGESPKKKRS, from the exons ATGTTTGTTAGCAGCAAAATCGCTATTTTATTGAGTGTTGTGGCGAACTATTGTTATGGGTATAGAATTCTCGTGGTATTTCCAGTGCCAGGGAAAAGTCACTCCATACTCGGAGAGGGGTATGTCAGGCATTTACTGGCAGCTGGACATGAg gtgACTTACATAACACCGGTTCCTATGAAAGAACCACCTCCAAGACTACGCCAGGTTGATGTATCTGAAAATTTGAAATATCTCGCTGTAG ATGAAATGTTCGACATAAAGCAGTTAATGACCAAGTTAGATAATATACAGGAATATATGCCGTTCCATAAAGCGATGGAAAATATGATGTACCAAACGTACCAACTGCCTGTCTTACAAAGGTTTATAAATGATCCTAAGGAACGGTACGATGTTGCTGTTGTGGAGTGGCTTTACTCGGAATTGTCTGCTGG GTTCTCGACAGTCTTCAACTGCCCATACATCTGGGCATCCTCGATGATCCCACACACAGCAGTGCTGTCCCTGATAGACACCCACGTCAACCCAGCGTATAGTGTCGATCACTTATCCTTTCACTACACCACCACATTCTGGGATAGATTGGAGCACTGGCGCTTCATCACTAAACTGACGTATTACAGATG GTCTACACGTAACGAATTCGACGAAAAGATGAAGAACGTATTCGGAGCGGCCACGGTCAAAAGGGGAAACCGACTACCGCACTTTGACGACGTCAGATACAACGCATCCCTGATGCTTGGTAACTCCCACGCAGTTACAGGCGACAGGATCGCTTTACCAGAGAACTATAAACATATCGGAGGATACCATATGAAAGAAGTGGATGAACCTCTACCAAAG GATTTACAAAAGCTCATGGACGAATCAAAGAATGGTGTTATCTACTTCAGCATGGGTACCATGTTAAAAAGCAGTCGGATACCAGACCACATCAAGAGGAACCTACTGAATATGTTTGGAGAACTAAAGCAAACTGTGATTTGGAAGTTGGAACAAGTAATACCGGATGTGCCAAAGAACGTGCATGTTACTACCTGGGCTCCACAGCAAAGCATTTTGG GTCACCCTAATTGCATACTCTTCATCACACATGGAGGTCTCCTGTCTATAATGGAAACCCTGAGTGCTGGTGTACCCATCATAGGAATGCCGTTCTACGCTGACCAATTCCTTAATAGCGAAAGAGCAGAGGCTAGGGGCTTTGGAATGCGGATAGACTTTGATGAAAACGTTGCTGAGAGTCTAAGAGTTGCCATAAAGGAAATGGTGGAAAATCCAAG TTACCGGCAACGCGTGGAAGAACTTTCTCCCATCTTTAAAAACAACATTGTAACTCCGGGACAGCAGCTGTCCTATTGGGTCGAGTACGTGATCAAAACTAAAGGCGCCTTCCACCTTAGATCGCCGGCATTACAAGTCAGCTGGTACAAAACCATTCACTTAGATTTAGCACTCGTTTTACTATTAGGAgttattttatgtttcaaactttgtgaaTGTCTGTTTAGGTTAGTAAGAAAAGGCGAAAGTCCTAAAAAGAAAAgatcttaa